GACAGCGTCGCCGCCACGTCCCCGGGTCGCAAGTTCACGTCCTGTCGGATCCGAACGGCCAGCGAGGGTGACGGTGGCATGGCCCGCCCGGTGTCCATGTCCATCTCTCTGAGCGAGagccccaccagcccccacTGCGGTCCCTCCCACTTGATCCGCTCGGCGACCCTGAGCAGCGGACGGACGTGCCGGATGCTGGACTCCAACCTGCACCACAGCCGCTCCATGCCCGTCTCGCACTCCCCTCTGGCGGGGTCCAGCCCCATCAGCATGTCCCCGTGCAGGGGCGCGCCCGCCAACAACGCCTCCACCCCCGACCTCAAGGCCCGCCGCCCCTTCAGCTGCAGCGCCTCCATCTCGGGCTCCCTGAGCGACACGGGCTTCATCCTGGGGGAGGAGTTCGGCTGCAGCCCCGGAGACCCCCGCTTCCTGCCGCTGACCCGCAGCGACACGCCCGACTCCCTGTGCAGCACGCCGCCGTCCCGGGACCCCGGCGAGCCCCTCTGCGGGTACATGATGATGGAGGGGACGGGCCCCCGCGGCCGGGGGGGGGCCGACACCGACGACGACAAGGCGTACCGGAAGCGCACGTACTCCCTGACCACGCCGCGGCAGCACCGGCCGGTGGCGCCGGCGCTCTCCTCGGCCTCGCTGGACGAGTACACGCTGATgcgcacggcggcggcggcgcagcTCTCGGCCTCGCCCAAAGTGGCGTACCCGGAGGACTACGGCGCCGTGGTGATCGGCGCGGCGCCCTCgccgccgtcgtcgtcgtcgtcgtcgtccccgaCGCCGCGCAGCCTCGACGACGGTCACcgcggcaacaacaacaaccaccagcgccaggaggaggacggcggctACGTGCCCATGACGCCGggcgcggcggtggcggcgagGGCGGACGGCAAGACGGACGACTACATGCCCATGAGCCCCATGTGCGTGTCGGCGCCCAAGCTGATTGTCAACCCCCGGACGCACGACGGCGGCCGCAAGGCGGGGTCCccgggcggcggtggcggttcGTCGGAGGACTGCGGCTACATGAGGATGTGGCGCGGCGCCGTGGACAGCCCCGACGGCCGCGCCCAGGCCCCGCTCGGCGGGGAGTACATGAACATGTCGCCGGGCAACCCGCCCCCCCTGCAGACGCCGCCCGACTACTACTGCCTGGGCCCCCTGCCGGGAGCCGCGGCCACGGGCAGGGGGCCACAGCCCGCCCGGGCGCAGACCCCCCGGGCCAAGGAAGGCGAcgcccccggcggcggcggccagtaCGTTCTGATGAGCCCCCAGAGCCAGCGGCCGCAGGGCGGGGAGGCCGACTACTACGCCGTGATGCAGCCGGCCCCGGGCTCGCCGGCGCacttggcggcggcggcggcggcggcgccctcTCCAGCACGCCAGGGTCGCCCCGAGGGCGGCCTGGCGTTCCGGCCGCGGCCGGGTCGGCCCAACCGGCTGGCGCTGGACGCTGTGAGGACGCTGCCCAGCATGAACGAGCACCCGGCGCCCGGCGAGCCGCGCAGCCCGGGGGAGTACATCAACATCGACTTCGACGGCCGCCGGTGCTCGCCGCCCTCGCCGGCGgccgccgggggcggggcctcggcGGGGGGCCCGCGGCGGACCCCGCTGTCGGGCTACATGAACCCGGAGCCGGGGGCGCACTCGCCCCGGGAGGCGGCGGAGGCCGGCCTGCCGCAGCCGGACGAGCTCCCGGAGGCGTCCATGTGTCCGTTCcaagaggggggcggggcctaccgaCGGGACGGGGGACAGAAGGCCCCAGAGGCCAAGAGCGAGTACACGGAGATGACCTTTGGCCCCCCGGGCCCGCCTCTGCATGTCGTCCGTCCGACCCCGGCAGCGTGAGTGCACCTTGGAGCTAGTCGGCTGTATCGCCTTGACAACTGTTAGCGACACGCTGTTTTGTCTACAAAGTGTTTGTTGACTCTTTGTTTACGACCACTTTTGTTGAGCACCCGTCGatagtatgtgtgttttttgtttttttgagaaGCCAAAGCTAACTTTTACCCATAACCCCCCAGGGGCCCGAGCGGCGTCGGGGACCGGAGCCTCTCCATGGAAGACCCGAGGCTCCCGGAGGTCCTCGGGGCCTTCCTGCTGGGGGCCTCGCCCCCCCCGGACCCGGACCGCGCCGCCAAGGTGATCCGGGCCCACCCCCAGGGCCGGCGGCGCCACAGCTCCGAGACCTTCTCGTCCACGGCCACCGTCACGCCCGTCCCGCCCTCCTTCGCCGCGGGCGCCGCTGGCGCCGCCCTCCGGCGGCACAGCTCCGTGGAGAACGTGTCGTCGCGGAGCAGCGAGGGGTCCGACGAGGAGTGCGGCAGCCCGCCCGGCCCGCCCACCACGttcgcggcggcggcgtccggcggcggcggcggcggcggcttccACCGCAGCGGCCTCAGCAGCTACATGGCGCTGAACCTGCTGGAGAAGAACGCCGGCGCAGAGAAGCTCAAGGACGCGGGCGGCTTCAAACCCGCCAACAGCTGCAAGGGAGGGGTCAGTGGATTACACGCGGCGCCCTACGTCTGTCTGGGGTTCAAGGAGGCGGCCACCACTGCACAAGGTGAGGATCAGCGCTTACACAAGTTTCCTTTGAAACACGTTAGTTTACATAGGGTGTTTATTCTTGGAGAGTGACTGTCGTTATGTGATAACGGTGTGGGCTCATACACCTCCTCGTTTTGCCAACCGCACATAACTCGAATGGTAAATGTACTGCATTTATTTAACGCTTTTGCCCCCAAGCGCTTTACAAtagtgcctcacattcacccattcatgcacacattcccacaccgagggcggtgtcagccatgcgaggcgacagccagctcatcgggagcagttagggtgaggcgtctcgctcagggcatctcgacactctagctaggaaGAGCCGGGGAGCGAGCTagcaacccgctctacctcctgagctactgccgacCCCTTGACTAGTTTCCTCTTTgcgaagtaaaaaaaaacgccCCCCACTCTCTTCAGACCCGAAACCCGTTTCAGGGGAAGTACAGAGCATGGGGAAGGTACCTCGCAACGCACAGATGGTGATAGAGTGTaaactcgggggggggggggggggggggggggggggggggagcaccaACGGGGTTGTGTGCAGAGCAGCCAGGCGCGCGACCCCTCACTTCCTCTATTCGTCTttgtttacacatttcaaaGCGCGTCCGTTGGCGCCGTTGGCCCACGTCACCGGGCTGGCGCGTGCCCAGCCTACAAGCCCGGGCAGTGGCAGGACGTCCCGGCACGGCACTCCAAGAAGGTCGTCCTCCCCCCCTTTACCCCAGACACAGTGTTTACCTTTGTCTTGTGCCGGTTTTATAGGGCGGAAACTAGGATCGGTGTTCAATTGTTTTGTGAATGATTATCATGACTGTATTTACATTGCTGGGATGAACACCGTGGCACCGCCAGCGTGGGTAAACATCGGTAGGACTTTGAAGCAGaaaggaggggctggggggaggtcACTATTCATAGCGTACTATTCATAAATGTCAGCGCAGCGAGCGGAGAGCCGTGTTGGTTTTGCTCCGCTGCCAGTTTGCTCTCTGTACAGCGCTGTGGTTCTCCGCGGGGGCGCGTCATCGCTTGACGTCATGTTTGCCCCCCCCCTGGCGGGGGCTGTCCGAGGATGACGATGGCTTGTCGCTTGTTGATTGTACGAGGGGAACATTTTACGTCAGCGGAGCACAAGCGACGGCGCCGTCAGTCACGCGTGGGTCTGCATGGGTTCGGTTGTGGGTTGTTTGCTGTTCGCGTACTCGCAGGGGTTAccgactttttttttcttcttcttctttttttctttccccaaTTTGCGGGATATTGTATTTTTAGGGGTCTGAACACAGACAAACCGAACTGAGGGAGGATGTCCTTATTTGGGCTGTGTTCCATCGAGCCAACGAGAACAACACAGCGTTAAACGGAGGTCGAtatgaaagaaataaaaaaaaaaaacgattcactGGATGCGCTTCCAGAAGgaacatgttttattttgcCTTGGGGCTAAATATAGGCGGGGGTGGCTTCTTCACATTTGCAGCCATGAATGCTCCTAGTCAGTGGTGAACAGTCACAATGTCCTGAGTAGGTACCCAAATATGTGCGTTGTATGCAAATCACCCCACGGAATCCGGtgtgcttggggggggggggggggggggggggggggggaagagagagagagagagagagagagagagagagagagagagagagagagagagagagagagagagagagagagagagagagagagagagagagagagagagagagagagagagagagagagagagagagagagagagagagagagagagagagagagagctgcgtCAGGGGGGCACGCGTGCGCTGTGCTTCTGCCTGGTTAGGCTGCTGCTCACTTTGCAGAACACCGAGGTGTAtttggagggatgggggggggggaggctccgGTTTaagtagaaaaacaacaacaactacgctgtgtctgtttgtgttgccTCTGAATGCGTTGCATTCTGGGAatgaaccccccccacccccaccctcccctagCAGCCATCCTTATGACGATTGGCTGAACAGATTGACCCATCGGTGGTCCACGTTTGTGTGGTGGAGCTGAATGaacagcacactcacacataccttGCGTCATCACCGACATAAACGGTCTGGAAGCGGTCGTTTGCCTGTTCAGCAAAATATCGCGTTTGCGTCCTCTACCTTCCTTTACGAAATGAAACATTGTGCTACGTTAAGAGTATGCTGGCATATTCTGTCACACTTTCAGACGGAGCTAATGACTTGTCGGCATCTACTGGAACCATTCGACTTGAAATTGAATCCTTTGGAAAATGTGTGTTCCCACACACATTAAGGACAAAACACATAATCATGTTGCAAGTAAAAATGTGTTAacattttagtgtgtgtgtgtgtgtgtgtgtgtgtgtgtgtgtgtgtgtgtgtgtgtgtgtgtgtgtgtgtgtgtgtgtgtgtgtgtgtgtgtgtgtgtgtgtgtgtgttagggcccgaccgatttatcggcctgccgatttaatcggccgattatagcctttttgaaaataatcggcatcggccaaaaagacgcagattacaaccgatttttttttttttttttttttttttttatgttattgcgcttagtatcctgcagattgcgctcctactcgccttgctaactaacaactttagctggagtaaaaaagaggagattgaattttaccgtccGTACAACATGTAAGCatgctcgctcaggcagctgcgcgctcacctcaccactgtacacaagacgcgttgtttgagcatgttgtgcctgtttttctttaggtcccaggccatgttaatttgttatactgtagaatctaacggtgagaccatactgctcagcacgcacgtgttagtcactgatcacgagcgcagcacattgggagttagttatttattttacattttacattacactcatttttttactgtaaatgtattgtaaaacactcaaaggttctgcattcaattcacatattcgtcaaaagtgtttaaagtatatttaaggtatcaaaaactacgttttatgtgggttttttttttgtttttttttgttttttttaatcggccgattaaatggtaatcgtaatttttctctgaaaataatcggcatcggcactcaaaaatcaatatcggtcaggccctgtgtgtgtgtgtgtgtgtgtgtgtgtgtgtgtgtgtgtgtgtgtgtgtgtgtgtgtgtgtgtgtgtgtgtgtgtgtgtgtgtgtgtgtgtgtgtgtgtgtgtgtgtgtgtgtgtgcgcatgcgcgcgcgtgcgcaaTTTGGTCTCGATAATAAAGCCATTACATCACACGTCACACACTACAACATCAACAGGTTTTCGATTAATGTGGGCCATATTACCAGatatgcgagtgtgtgtaaTATCTGGCGTGTGTCAATCCTTCAGAGTGAGATAAGAGGCTCTGCTTTGTACATCAAACACTCACAGACCCAACACACAGTACTGCACAGTTAGTGCAGCACTGGCAGGGCATCATGTCCTgcttggagagagggagagagggagagggggggagagagagagagagagagagagagagacgcaacGTAACGTAACGTAACGTTTGATATCTGATATCGTGTCCCACTGTTCAGCGCGATTGGGTGAACATGCCAAGAGAATGACACGCActcactctgtccctccatataaagaggttgtgtgtgtgtgtgtaaacaaacTAGGCCGAGATGtcccagacaggaagtggtggCCACTAGATGTTCTGTGCGGCGGCGCTGTCACACGTGGATCAGGGCGCCAGATTACAACACGTCTGGGAGGGGATTTGGTTCCAGGGCAgtgttctctctcgctctctctctcgctctctcgccacTCGTCAGTCATAATTACGCAGAGTCGACCGTCATGGCTACGCTGCAGTCCCTGGGAATGCCCTCCCTCCCATCAAACAACCACCACATGATCTGTGCGCTGCCATGGCAGCAGCCCCatcgccgcacacacacacacacacacacacacacgtacacacacatacacacacgtgcacctaTTGACCTATCCCTGTGCATTGCACTCTGTTGGAGTGACACCACTCccgcccctcctctctgtggagggggaggggtagttTAGCGGACATTTGTTGAGGAGACACACAGGATGAGAGCTAGTCTTAACGTGTTGAGCGAGCTGAGGCCAGAGCATGTTACTCATgactgtgttttgtacagaacCGTTGAACATATGTCCGACTTTAAATCTGAGAAACTGACCTTCTATTGCCTTTCTTTGTCTTCCAGACTGATggctgaactctgacctctgtGACCCACCCGCACCCCACACACAACGTACCACCTGCTCAACCTTCTCCATGTCTCCCGGGGACGACCCAGAAGTGTCTGGACACTCGGCAACATggagcctccacctccacctcctccttgccCTACAATACACAATGCACTCATGTCTGGTATTTGGCTGACAAACAAGTCATGAACTATGCATGTGATGAATGcacggaatgtgtgtgtgtgtgtgtgtgtgtgtgtgtgtgtgtgtgtgtgtgtgtgtgtgtgtgtgtgtgtgtgtgtgtgtgtgtgtgtgtgtgtgtgtgtgtgtgtgtgtgtgtgtgtgtgtgtgttgaaatgtCGTGTCCCGTGACCGGACAGAGACGGTTAAGTAACATAGCAACTACACAAGCTTAGAGCGGTATACTCCACTTTTTTTGTGAGTGTGCCTGCAGCCACCCAAGACTGTGCACATTTCACCCACCACAGACACAGAACCCCTACCACACACAGGaggatatagaaatatatatatatatatatatgataaacGTATATATctgaatttgtatttatttttggaagATTAATATTTGATAAAGACCAGCCTTACTTGCTTAATGTCTATAATGCCCTTGTGTTCTTTTCACATTTTCTTTCTATGACCGATATATTTTAATGTCTATTTCAGGACCTAGAAGTCTCGCTCTATATCTTTTATTATTATCTTGTCAACAGTAAAATACCTAGTTTACTAATAGGAAAGAGATATATTATgattttctgaaatgaacagtgGGAATGCTTCCGATGGAATCGATGGAATCATCAcgaaaaacaaaatattttcttaGTTCCTAAATTCTGTATTTAATCTATCTTAgcttatctttatttttttccgtaatatgtactttatttttttcatcccGATCTACGCATTGGGCACAAAGAACTATATTTGTAGACGTTGTTTTCAGAGTTATCGGGAGTTAACGCGAGAGTTATTGGGAGGGTTAACGTTTATCCTCGTGCGCCATCTCAGGTGCCCGTGGGAATCCGAATCTACTGCGCCTTTTTCTCGCACGTTCCGTAAGACCCCTGCTGCTCTACGACCGactctgcacacacaccctgaccaaCCTCCAAGCACTCCTACTACCTTCGTCTGGCTGTCGAAAGATCGACCCTCAATCACTGCTTTATATCGGATGGTAAAAAAAtcggatgtttttttttttttttctgttgtgcgAGTCTAATATTTGTCTTGTGCTGTTCAACGGTTAAAGTTTGGCTTGAGCAGACGGTGGCAGCAGTGTGTGATGGGACGCTTTTTCGGCGAATCGTATTTGTTGAAGCCCAGAAATTGACCTGCGCGTTATTTATTTACGTAATTCAGTGGCAGCATTTGCCCCCTCATTTGTGCTCATTTGGCTCGCAAACGAATGGTCAATTGCTAATGGTTAGCGCTGGCGTCAAGGTCTCACAGAGCACAGattgtaaaacacacacacacacacacacacacacacacacacacacacacacacacacacacacacacacacacacacacacacacacaggtaatacTCTGtctgaatgtatttatttttttgcaccCGGTTAACTTTCACACCAAGCACAGGAAGTGAATGTGTGGAAATAAtgacaacaaaaaatatttacatattattcatttttgttttatttatcttaACGGAGACCTTACCATGTACATACCGTGTGCATATCAGAGAGTTTATTACAAAATTGTTTTAAAGAAAAATCTATATAAATAGGCAGAGTTCTTAGATTTTACCTCTGTTGCAAAGATGTTTCGTTGACTTTGGCTACCAGTTTTTAAATATTGGGGCTGCACAGTGTTGTGACGCTACCTTCCTTTTACAGACACCCTAtgtgatgatatatatataaatatatataaatagcaGTATATTTTTATTACTGAATTCTCATTGCCTTGTCGACACACTTTAACCTAATGGCATATTATGCAATAGCGATATCAGAAGAGAGCGAAGTTTACAACCTCGGAACCAAAATGCGCAGATGGATCAAAAACCACATTTATATATAGGGTTTTTATTTGCGTGGAAGAAAGGAAActattttgttctttgtttatttctctttttcagccaacttgtattttatttttttctgtttttgtttgttttttctgtggTCTTGTCTTTTCTTAGAACCACTCGATACCGCTGGTGGCTCCCAGAATGCATCTGGAGTTAATTTCGGAGAAGCGTTCTGTGAGTCACGGGCAGGAGTGAGGTCTTCCAGTGTACATAGTCCAACGAAATGCTTATTGCAATGCTCACAAGAGACGACGATGTACATTTCTGGTAGTATAAATAGGCTATTGCTTTTTGTTCTGTATTGATTTATGGATAGAAACTTgcagaaaacaaataaatgtatttaaagaGGTACAGCTTTGTCCACATCGCTTCTTCCTTCCATGTTTGGCTCCTTCGGTGATGTCTTGGGCCGTTTAGCCAGTTCACAAGATAAAAACACTGTTGAAATGGCCCCCGCTGGTAAGTAAGTACTATAGGCTAGTCCTTAAGTCCAATCAGAAACTAGCTTATGTTTGTTAACATTATCACATAATCACCTTTGTGACCAAGGGATCACACAAAGGTGTTTGTGATTGGCGCTTCATTTAAGCCTTGGCTACTAATCATaagacatatatacacatacagttGCAAGCTCTATATATTTGTGCCCTTTAAAATGCATTTATGAATTGTACCTGGCTCAGCCTTGGCTACTGCTAAGACATAATAGACAGTAACAAACTCGACTAACCAAATGCTTGTGCAATCTTAAAGTACAGCCCTTTACAATGGATCATGATATCATTTCAGAAAACCAGTGTTTAGCTCCTTTATTTTGACAATAACCACAAAAATCTCAAAGCCTGTTCCCAAATCGTGGCcacatttttgtattttctgtgcTCCTGGGCAGAGGTTAAAAGGGAACGCACATTGAGGAAACaattgtgttggggggggggggggctctcgaTAAAGGCCGCCCGGACGCGTGCTGAAAGAGGAGGATATCCTACATACATTTTTCAAGTGCTTATTACTACGGCAACGCTGCCTTCCTTCTGGggttcttgtttgtgtttgtttgagcaAAGGCTGCATCAGGAAGCTCATATTGGACCAATGACTTCCTGCAGGAACGTGTGTCAGGACCGGACAATCGGGTGGTCAAAGCGGTCAGGAGGTTCTGTCAGGAAGGAaacaagcctctctctctccccctctcgctctctctctctctctctctctctctctctctctctctctctctctcgctctctctcagacacacacaacggtCCAGCTAGTAGAACTTTTCCAATGATAGTTCCCATGATGCCTTGCATTTTCTCCCATGCAGTTCCTTCACCACACCTCAAACCTACACTATTCCTAAATCGGATTACTTCTAAA
The nucleotide sequence above comes from Gadus chalcogrammus isolate NIFS_2021 chromosome 4, NIFS_Gcha_1.0, whole genome shotgun sequence. Encoded proteins:
- the LOC130380860 gene encoding insulin receptor substrate 2-like, giving the protein MASPPATGGHLFTNNVKKCGYLRKQKHGHRRFFVLREHGDCSPARLEYYESEKKWKNKSAAKRIITLDSCLCVNKRADAKHKHLIALYTKDEYFAVAAENEKEQECWYGVLSELITEGKMFDSPASTSSLVGFEEANYGLVTPATSVYREVWQINLKSRGLGQIKNLTGVYRLCLSSRTISFVKINSDVAAVSLQLMNIRRCGHSDTFFFIEVGRSAVTGPGEFWMQAEDSVVAQNIHETILEAMKAMKELSEFRPRSKSQSASTNPISVPTRRNLNNLPPSQTGLVRRSRTDSVAATSPGRKFTSCRIRTASEGDGGMARPVSMSISLSESPTSPHCGPSHLIRSATLSSGRTCRMLDSNLHHSRSMPVSHSPLAGSSPISMSPCRGAPANNASTPDLKARRPFSCSASISGSLSDTGFILGEEFGCSPGDPRFLPLTRSDTPDSLCSTPPSRDPGEPLCGYMMMEGTGPRGRGGADTDDDKAYRKRTYSLTTPRQHRPVAPALSSASLDEYTLMRTAAAAQLSASPKVAYPEDYGAVVIGAAPSPPSSSSSSSPTPRSLDDGHRGNNNNHQRQEEDGGYVPMTPGAAVAARADGKTDDYMPMSPMCVSAPKLIVNPRTHDGGRKAGSPGGGGGSSEDCGYMRMWRGAVDSPDGRAQAPLGGEYMNMSPGNPPPLQTPPDYYCLGPLPGAAATGRGPQPARAQTPRAKEGDAPGGGGQYVLMSPQSQRPQGGEADYYAVMQPAPGSPAHLAAAAAAAPSPARQGRPEGGLAFRPRPGRPNRLALDAVRTLPSMNEHPAPGEPRSPGEYINIDFDGRRCSPPSPAAAGGGASAGGPRRTPLSGYMNPEPGAHSPREAAEAGLPQPDELPEASMCPFQEGGGAYRRDGGQKAPEAKSEYTEMTFGPPGPPLHVVRPTPAAGPSGVGDRSLSMEDPRLPEVLGAFLLGASPPPDPDRAAKVIRAHPQGRRRHSSETFSSTATVTPVPPSFAAGAAGAALRRHSSVENVSSRSSEGSDEECGSPPGPPTTFAAAASGGGGGGGFHRSGLSSYMALNLLEKNAGAEKLKDAGGFKPANSCKGGVSGLHAAPYVCLGFKEAATTAQD